One Festucalex cinctus isolate MCC-2025b chromosome 1, RoL_Fcin_1.0, whole genome shotgun sequence genomic region harbors:
- the pde4a gene encoding 3',5'-cyclic-AMP phosphodiesterase 4C isoform X2 — MTQKTLTRQLTLWDGPDGPPPAGSLTSPVSPGEHGRGAAGSALLRRLKLNRSIQERRRSSQSYCSFDSENGPSPGRSPMDSQASPGLVLHPSFPQSQRRESFLYRSDSDYDTSPKTMSRNSSINSEGHAEDMIVTPFAQVLASLRSVRSNFTILANVTTPTNKRSPVTSQPTVPQATLSEETYQQMARETLEELDWCLDQLETIQTHRSVSEMASNKFKRMLNRELSHLSEMSRSGNQVSEYISTTFLDKQNEVEIPSPTLRERDKPMCHISGVKKLTHSSSLSNSTLPRFGVKTEHEDSLARELNDLNKWGLNIFRVAEFSNNRPLSCIMFAIFQERDLLKTFRIPVDTFVTYVMTLEDHYHANVAYHNSLHAADVTQSTHVLLSTPALDAVFTDLEILAALFAAAIHDVDHPGVSNQFLINTNSELALMYNDESVLENHHLAVGFKLLHEDNCDIFQNLSKRQRQSLRKLVIDMVLATDMSKHMSLLADLKTMVETKKVTSSGVLLLDHYTDRIQVLRNMVHCADLSNPTKPLAVYRQWTERIMQEFFRQGDKERERGMEISPMCDKHTASVEKSQVGFIDYIVHPLWETWGDLVHPDAQDILDTLEDNRDWYQSTIPQSPSPPPVCQDKELNACADKFQFELTLDDGSHAECDEGDAAACPNHVQQGGDQGVKENEEEDVLAEEEEEEEENEDIIEEDDEEVAMEEEEEQGEELKGELEAESKRERLSDTSPVEEEEDSSSQADDT, encoded by the exons CTTCGATTCGGAGAATGGCCCGTCGCCGGGACGCAGTCCCATGGATTCGCAGGCGAGTCCTGGCTTGGTGCTGCACCCTTCCTTCCCCCAGAGCCAGCGCAGGGAGTCCTTCCTGTACCGCTCCGACTCCGACTACGACACGTCCCCCAAAACCATGTCACGCAACTCCTCCATCAACAGTGAGGG CCATGCTGAAGACATGATCGTCACCCCTTTCGCTCAG GTGTTGGCCAGCCTCCGATCTGTAAGAAGCAACTTCACCATCCTCGCCAATGTCACCACACCCACTAACAA GAGGTCGCCCGTCACAAGTCAACCCACCGTTCCCCAAGCAACCCTCTCTG AGGAGACATACCAGCAGATGGCTCGGGAGACACTGGAAGAGTTGGACTGGTGTCTGGACCAGCTGGAGACCATTCAGACTCACCGCTCAGTCAGCGAGATGGCCTCCAACAAG TTCAAGAGGATGCTGAACAGGGAGTTATCCCATCTGTCAGAGATGAGCCGCTCAGGGAACCAGGTGTCCGAATACATCTCCACTACCTTTCTAG ATAAGCAGAATGAGGTGGAGATTCCGTCCCCGACCTTGAGGGAGCGCGACAAGCCGATGTGTCACATCAGCGGCGTGAAGAAACTCACGCACAGTTCCAGCCTTTCAAACTCCACCTTGCCTCGCTTCGGCGTTAAGACTGAACACGAGGACTCGTTAGCCAGA GAGCTGAATGACTTGAACAAGTGGGGCCTTAATATCTTTCGTGTGGCAGAGTTCTCGAATAACAGACCCCTGAGCTGCATCATGTTTGCCATCTTCCAG GAGCGCGATCTACTGAAGACCTTTCGGATTCCAGTGGATACGTTTGTCACCTATGTGATGACGCTGGAGGACCATTACCATGCCAATGTGGCCTACCACAACAGCCTCCATGCCGCAGATGTCACCCAGTCCACACATGTACTGCTGTCAACGCCCGCTTTAGAT GCCGTGTTCACTGATCTAGAAATTTTGGCTGCGTTATTTGCGGCCGCCATCCACGATGTGGACCATCCAGGAGTGTCCAACCAGTTCCTCATAAATACCA ACTCCGAACTTGCTCTGATGTACAACGACGAGTCAGTTCTGGAAAACCATCACTTAGCTGTGGGCTTCAAGCTGCTTCACGAGGACAACTGTGACATCTTCCAGAACCTCAGCAAGAGGCAGAGACAGAGCCTGAGAAAACTTGTCATTGATATG GTTTTGGCCACAGATATGTCCAAACACATGAGCCTGCTGGCAGACCTCAAGACGATGGTGGAAACCAAGAAAGTGACGAGCTCAGGAGTCCTGCTGCTGGACCACTACACTGATCGGATACAG GTGTTGAGGAACATGGTGCACTGCGCCGATTTGAGCAATCCCACCAAGCCTCTGGCCGTGTACCGACAATGGACGGAGAGAATCATGCAGGAGTTCTTCAGGCAAGGCGACAAGGAGAGGGAACGAGGGATGGAGATTAGCCCCATGTGCGACAAACACACCGCCTCGGTGGAAAAGAGTCAG GTTGGTTTCATCGACTACATCGTCCATCCTCTGTGGGAGACCTGGGGGGACCTGGTGCACCCCGACGCCCAGGACATCCTGGACACTCTGGAGGACAACAGGGACTGGTACCAGAGTACCATCCCGCAGAGCCCGTCGCCTCCTCCCGTGTGCCAGGACAAGGAGCTCAACGCCTGCGCGGACAAGTTCCAGTTCGAGCTCACCCTCGACGACGGTTCTCATGCGGAGTGCGATGAGGGCGACGCCGCGGCGTGCCCCAACCACGTTCAGCAAGGCGGCGACCAGGGCGTCAAGGAGAACGAAGAGGAGGACGTCTTGgctgaagaagaggaggaagaggaggagaacgAGGACATCATcgaggaggacgacgaggagGTGGCgatggaagaggaggaggagcagggcGAGGAGCTGAAAGGCGAACTGGAGGCCGAGTCGAAGAGGGAGAGACTTTCTGACACCAGTCCtgtagaggaagaggaggattcTTCTTCGCAAGCCGACGACACATGA
- the pde4a gene encoding 3',5'-cyclic-AMP phosphodiesterase 4C isoform X3, with protein MGVVEAIDPTPSPCPSPVPGGYRLPRSSSYSPLQGRAGAELDLGEAAGGVLEGGGTTAQRRTPLVDLFCETCSRPWLIGWWDQFKRMLNRELSHLSEMSRSGNQVSEYISTTFLDKQNEVEIPSPTLRERDKPMCHISGVKKLTHSSSLSNSTLPRFGVKTEHEDSLARELNDLNKWGLNIFRVAEFSNNRPLSCIMFAIFQERDLLKTFRIPVDTFVTYVMTLEDHYHANVAYHNSLHAADVTQSTHVLLSTPALDAVFTDLEILAALFAAAIHDVDHPGVSNQFLINTNSELALMYNDESVLENHHLAVGFKLLHEDNCDIFQNLSKRQRQSLRKLVIDMVLATDMSKHMSLLADLKTMVETKKVTSSGVLLLDHYTDRIQVLRNMVHCADLSNPTKPLAVYRQWTERIMQEFFRQGDKERERGMEISPMCDKHTASVEKSQVGFIDYIVHPLWETWGDLVHPDAQDILDTLEDNRDWYQSTIPQSPSPPPVCQDKELNACADKFQFELTLDDGSHAECDEGDAAACPNHVQQGGDQGVKENEEEDVLAEEEEEEEENEDIIEEDDEEVAMEEEEEQGEELKGELEAESKRERLSDTSPVEEEEDSSSQADDT; from the exons ATGGGTGTGGTGGAGGCCATTGACCCCACGCCGTCCCCCTGTCCCTCGCCTGTACCGGGGGGCTACCGGCTGCCCCGCTCCTCCAGCTACAGCCCCCTGCAGGGGAGGGCAGGGGCAGAGCTGGACCTCGGTGAGGCGGCCGGAGGGGTCCTGGAGGGGGGTGGGACGACGGCGCAGCGCAGGACTCCCTTGGTGGACCTGTTCTGCGAGACCTGCTCCAGGCCCTGGCTCATCGGCTGGTGGGACCAG TTCAAGAGGATGCTGAACAGGGAGTTATCCCATCTGTCAGAGATGAGCCGCTCAGGGAACCAGGTGTCCGAATACATCTCCACTACCTTTCTAG ATAAGCAGAATGAGGTGGAGATTCCGTCCCCGACCTTGAGGGAGCGCGACAAGCCGATGTGTCACATCAGCGGCGTGAAGAAACTCACGCACAGTTCCAGCCTTTCAAACTCCACCTTGCCTCGCTTCGGCGTTAAGACTGAACACGAGGACTCGTTAGCCAGA GAGCTGAATGACTTGAACAAGTGGGGCCTTAATATCTTTCGTGTGGCAGAGTTCTCGAATAACAGACCCCTGAGCTGCATCATGTTTGCCATCTTCCAG GAGCGCGATCTACTGAAGACCTTTCGGATTCCAGTGGATACGTTTGTCACCTATGTGATGACGCTGGAGGACCATTACCATGCCAATGTGGCCTACCACAACAGCCTCCATGCCGCAGATGTCACCCAGTCCACACATGTACTGCTGTCAACGCCCGCTTTAGAT GCCGTGTTCACTGATCTAGAAATTTTGGCTGCGTTATTTGCGGCCGCCATCCACGATGTGGACCATCCAGGAGTGTCCAACCAGTTCCTCATAAATACCA ACTCCGAACTTGCTCTGATGTACAACGACGAGTCAGTTCTGGAAAACCATCACTTAGCTGTGGGCTTCAAGCTGCTTCACGAGGACAACTGTGACATCTTCCAGAACCTCAGCAAGAGGCAGAGACAGAGCCTGAGAAAACTTGTCATTGATATG GTTTTGGCCACAGATATGTCCAAACACATGAGCCTGCTGGCAGACCTCAAGACGATGGTGGAAACCAAGAAAGTGACGAGCTCAGGAGTCCTGCTGCTGGACCACTACACTGATCGGATACAG GTGTTGAGGAACATGGTGCACTGCGCCGATTTGAGCAATCCCACCAAGCCTCTGGCCGTGTACCGACAATGGACGGAGAGAATCATGCAGGAGTTCTTCAGGCAAGGCGACAAGGAGAGGGAACGAGGGATGGAGATTAGCCCCATGTGCGACAAACACACCGCCTCGGTGGAAAAGAGTCAG GTTGGTTTCATCGACTACATCGTCCATCCTCTGTGGGAGACCTGGGGGGACCTGGTGCACCCCGACGCCCAGGACATCCTGGACACTCTGGAGGACAACAGGGACTGGTACCAGAGTACCATCCCGCAGAGCCCGTCGCCTCCTCCCGTGTGCCAGGACAAGGAGCTCAACGCCTGCGCGGACAAGTTCCAGTTCGAGCTCACCCTCGACGACGGTTCTCATGCGGAGTGCGATGAGGGCGACGCCGCGGCGTGCCCCAACCACGTTCAGCAAGGCGGCGACCAGGGCGTCAAGGAGAACGAAGAGGAGGACGTCTTGgctgaagaagaggaggaagaggaggagaacgAGGACATCATcgaggaggacgacgaggagGTGGCgatggaagaggaggaggagcagggcGAGGAGCTGAAAGGCGAACTGGAGGCCGAGTCGAAGAGGGAGAGACTTTCTGACACCAGTCCtgtagaggaagaggaggattcTTCTTCGCAAGCCGACGACACATGA